The Juglans microcarpa x Juglans regia isolate MS1-56 chromosome 2S, Jm3101_v1.0, whole genome shotgun sequence genome has a window encoding:
- the LOC121252537 gene encoding LOW QUALITY PROTEIN: BTB/POZ domain-containing protein At2g13690-like (The sequence of the model RefSeq protein was modified relative to this genomic sequence to represent the inferred CDS: inserted 1 base in 1 codon) — translation MDHSTRLHSQARRRSWCCSFTVPPSSPESLSLSRFKSFPTTKSETLSKPPSNSVPNSPQSSKSGLGIVGRTRIDARRILSPGRVXPIDTDSTVPEAIPAVDSSATLSKSQSFRAAPACSSSSSRSADNDDVFDVRLNLRGKSGACLVLELNSEVLSASSDVFSGLISEYKRKSNSSSSGRKMCRIEVPDVENLGAFRQTIELMFEDDIPKRLLKIGAYRCIDILEVSAGIMFTKGVLSCLEYIEAVPWTEEEEEKLRILFTRFKFDCATTRDILARLYSRDSVDSQQHLARQLVLSITSCTEANARNELKSLVKGLLCKSSVYEKDQSDLNKEDLYIACQSCLSSLVSLFEEASGTIPHERLTKKEKDRPLIERISRQVDNINWLLEILLDGQMAEELVDMWADQGELLGMHENTSPMVRYELSRVTALLFIAMGTRKLHCRSESRSGLLLAWFSPMLLDFGWLQRCRKGLDMKALEEAMGQILLTLPLKQQYALFMEWFQCFSKHGTECPNLSKAFQIWWRRSFLRGSETCAIESR, via the exons ATGGACCATTCCACCCGCCTGCACTCCCAGGCTCGCCGCCGATCATGGTGTTGCTCGTTCACGGTCCCGCCTTCTAGCCCCGAAAGTTTGTCTCTTTCTCGCTTCAAATCTTTTCCCACCACCAAGTCCGAAACCCTCTCAAAACCCCCTTCCAACTCCGTCCCCAACTCGCCCCAGAGCTCCAAATCTGGTCTGGGCATCGTGGGGCGGACCCGGATCGACGCCCGCAGAATCTTGTCCCCTGGCCGAG TCCCCATTGACACCGATTCCACCGTCCCAGAAGCAATCCCCGCCGTCGATTCCTCTGCAACTCTTTCCAAATCGCAAAGCTTCCGGGCCGCACCGGCGTGCTCTTCCTCTAGCTCCCGAAGCGCTGATAATGACGATGTATTTGACGTGAGGTTGAACTTGAGAGGGAAGAGTGGTGCGTGCTTGGTCTTGGAGCTTAACTCGGAGGTTCTGAGCGCGAGTTCGGATGTATTCTCGGGTTTGATCAGTGAATATAAGAGAAAGTCAAACAGCTCGTCTTCGGGGCGGAAGATGTGTAGGATCGAGGTCCCGGATGTTGAGAACCTAGGGGCATTTAGGCAGACCATCGAGCTGATGTTCGAGGACGATATTCCAAAGCGGCTCTTGAAGATCGGTGCGTATAGGTGCATCgacatacttgag GTATCAGCAGGTATCATGTTCACCAAGGGAGTTTTGTCCTGCTTAGAGTACATCGAGGCTGTTCCTTGGactgaggaggaagaggagaaaCTGAGGATCCTATTTACAAGATTTAAGTTTGATTGTGCAACAACTAGAGATATTTTAGCCAGACTGTACTCTCGTGACTCGGTAGATTCCCAACAACATTTAGCCAGACAGCTTGTTTTGTCTATCACCAGTTGTACTGAGGCCAATGCTAGGAATGAGCTAAAGTCATTAGTCAAGGGTCTCCTTTGTAAAAGTTCAGTCTATGAGAAGGACCAATCTGACCTCAATAAGGAAGATCTTTACATTGCTTGCCAGTCGTGCCTGAGTTCACTTGTTAGCTTGTTTGAGGAAGCCTCCGGCACAATTCCTCATGAGAGATTGACAAAGAAGGAAAAGGATAGGCCCTTGATCGAACGGATCTCAAGGCAAGTTGATAACATCAATTGGTTGCTAGAAATCCTGCTTGATGGGCAAATGGCTGAGGAGCTTGTGGATATGTGGGCAGATCAGGGAGAACTGCTTGGAATGCATGAGAATACATCTCCAATGGTCAGGTACGAGCTCAGCAGGGTTACAGCCCTTCTCTTCATTGCAATGGGGACCAGAAAACTGCACTGCCGTTCAGAATCAAGATCAGGGCTTCTCCTGGCATGGTTCAGCCCAATGCTGTTGGACTTTGGTTGGCTGCAGAGATGCCGGAAAGGGCTCGACATGAAGGCATTGGAGGAAGCAATGGGTCAGATACTCCTTACTCTTCCTTTGAAGCAGCAGTATGCACTGTTTATGGAATGGTTTCAGTGTTTCTCCAAGCATGGCACTGAATGTCCTAATCTAAGCAAAGCCTTCCAGATTTGGTGGCGCCGCTCATTCCTAAGAGGCTCGGAAACTTGTGCAATTGAATCCAGGTAA
- the LOC121252761 gene encoding uncharacterized protein LOC121252761, translating into MEGVGGASSVRIDRKSSIDSEPRTLSIDQIHYARETALYVMKTMSIEDAMIIFTQGLEPVVSAGRTCNKNNAILTDTGEELEHAAGDQHLPAGPRDIASAPF; encoded by the exons atggAAGGGGTAGGAGGAGCATCTTCGGTGAGGATTGATAGGAAATCTTCCATAGATTCCGAGCCCAGAACTTTGAGCATCGATCAAATCCACTATGCCAGG gaGACAGCGCTGTATGTGATGAAAACTATGTCCATTGAAGATGCAATGATTATTTTCACGCAG GGACTAGAACCAGTTGTTAGTGCTGGAAGGAcgtgtaataaaaataatgcaaTATTGACAGATACAGGTGAAGAGCTGGAGCATGCAGCTGGAGATCAGCATCTACCGGCTGGACCCAGGGATATTGCATCTGCACCTttctag